Proteins encoded together in one Deinococcus hopiensis KR-140 window:
- a CDS encoding DUF2259 domain-containing protein: MVARTVLTLLALVSTAQAGDRPEVQRVMFTADGTHALIVTGGVQDGSGFSDAALTVLDTGTGRTLLEARTRSETLPVSAVVQALLTREQARLARLRITPRPAARAVYARSWTTLSPAWSEGLGAGQAATFPVRLWTRPVAVRLEVRPLPSSCRWRDTLPPRAQPAGFTLKVGRQVVHLDRTLPPARACAARYALDHVYVQGNRAVFLLRAYSPGFEGPNAEVVAVAATLK, translated from the coding sequence ATGGTCGCCCGCACCGTTCTGACCCTGCTGGCGCTGGTGTCCACCGCACAGGCCGGAGACCGCCCGGAGGTGCAGCGCGTTATGTTCACGGCGGACGGCACCCACGCTCTCATCGTGACGGGCGGCGTGCAGGACGGCAGCGGCTTCAGCGACGCCGCGCTCACCGTCCTGGATACGGGAACGGGCCGTACGCTGCTGGAGGCCCGGACCCGTTCGGAAACCCTCCCTGTTTCGGCGGTGGTGCAGGCCCTGCTCACGCGCGAGCAGGCCCGGCTCGCGCGGCTGAGAATCACGCCCAGGCCGGCGGCCCGCGCGGTCTACGCCCGTTCCTGGACCACCCTCTCGCCGGCGTGGTCCGAGGGGCTGGGCGCGGGGCAGGCGGCCACCTTCCCCGTGCGGCTGTGGACCCGTCCCGTGGCGGTGCGGCTGGAGGTTCGGCCCCTGCCTTCCTCCTGCCGCTGGCGCGACACGCTGCCTCCACGCGCGCAGCCCGCTGGGTTCACCCTAAAGGTGGGCAGGCAGGTGGTTCACCTCGACCGGACCCTGCCTCCGGCCCGCGCGTGCGCGGCTCGGTATGCCCTGGACCACGTGTATGTGCAGGGTAACCGGGCCGTGTTCCTCCTGCGGGCCTACTCCCCCGGATTCGAGGGGCCGAATGCGGAAGTCGTGGCCGTCGCGGCGACGCTGAAGTGA
- a CDS encoding MarR family winged helix-turn-helix transcriptional regulator yields the protein MPTRYAGTPDERTALDAYIKLWRAAHAVEVAANRHLSDHGLTISQFGVLEALYHLGSLSQRQLADKILRSSGNLTMVIDNLERDGLVRRERDEQDRRVMNVHLTEEGHALVECVLPAHVSGIRDLFTVLTPEELGELAALSRKLGRALADREAEPPGADAGKRRRGR from the coding sequence ATGCCCACCCGTTACGCAGGCACGCCGGACGAACGAACGGCGCTGGACGCCTACATCAAGCTGTGGCGGGCCGCGCACGCCGTGGAGGTGGCGGCCAACCGTCACCTCTCGGACCACGGCCTCACCATCAGCCAGTTCGGTGTGCTGGAGGCCCTGTACCACCTCGGCTCGCTGAGCCAGCGGCAACTGGCTGACAAGATTTTGCGCTCCAGCGGTAACCTCACCATGGTGATCGACAACCTGGAGCGCGACGGCCTGGTACGCCGCGAGCGCGACGAGCAGGACCGCCGCGTGATGAACGTCCATCTCACCGAAGAGGGGCACGCGCTCGTGGAGTGCGTGCTGCCCGCCCATGTCAGCGGTATCCGCGACCTCTTTACCGTGCTGACGCCCGAGGAACTCGGCGAACTCGCCGCCCTCAGCCGCAAGCTGGGCCGCGCCCTGGCGGACCGGGAGGCCGAGCCGCCAGGAGCCGATGCAGGGAAACGGAGGCGAGGCAGGTAG
- a CDS encoding VOC family protein, with the protein MTSSSSSQPSQTAPGTSPVQGLHHVTVMAADPQRNIDFYSQTLGQRLVKVTVNFDDPGTYHFYYGDLTGQPGTIMTHFPWVGARRGVRGNGEVVATAYSAPRGSGAYWQARLTEHGFAPQGGERFGHPVLTFEDPDGTWVELVFEDGAEVQPWPASPVPAEHALRGFHSVTAWVRDTGSVRDLLVGHLGFTEVGSEADPEGTRTRFQGSGDGVGLFVDVVERPGKPRGQFGAGSVHHVALRTRGDAEQEAYLTALTAAGHHPTPVQDRQYFHSIYFREPNGVLFEIATDAPGFADDEPVEELGRHLKLPEWFESRRATIEAHVPRIVSREYGVTIGTREPEDAVATPSGSTAAGPASNENIQVYAAGRSPGQARVAMVLLHGRGGTAGDILSLEKELNLSAFAYLAPQAPGNSWYPQSFLAPVEHNQPQLNEALATVELLLNELEAQGIPSENVVLGGFSQGACLALEYASRSGRRLGGVAALSGALITLDGTAPLEGLPIFMGVAPDDAHIPLVRFRASAEHLRQRGARVQSEVYPGLGHSIGREEVDAVRAMMQGVAGRL; encoded by the coding sequence ATGACCTCCTCCAGCTCCTCCCAGCCCAGCCAGACCGCACCCGGCACTTCTCCCGTCCAGGGCCTGCACCACGTGACGGTGATGGCGGCTGATCCGCAGCGGAACATCGACTTCTACTCGCAGACGCTCGGTCAGCGTCTGGTCAAGGTGACGGTCAATTTCGACGATCCGGGGACGTACCACTTCTACTACGGTGACCTGACCGGGCAGCCGGGCACGATCATGACCCACTTTCCCTGGGTGGGTGCGCGCCGGGGCGTGCGCGGCAACGGTGAGGTGGTGGCGACGGCCTACAGCGCGCCGCGCGGGAGCGGGGCCTACTGGCAGGCGCGGTTGACGGAACACGGCTTTGCGCCGCAAGGGGGAGAGCGCTTCGGCCACCCCGTCCTGACCTTCGAGGACCCCGACGGCACCTGGGTGGAACTGGTCTTCGAGGACGGTGCGGAGGTGCAGCCCTGGCCTGCCAGCCCGGTACCCGCCGAGCACGCCCTGCGCGGCTTTCACTCCGTGACGGCCTGGGTCCGCGATACGGGGAGCGTGCGTGACCTGCTGGTGGGGCACCTCGGCTTCACGGAAGTGGGCAGCGAGGCCGACCCCGAAGGCACGCGAACCCGTTTTCAGGGCAGTGGAGACGGCGTGGGCCTCTTCGTCGACGTGGTGGAACGGCCCGGCAAACCCCGCGGGCAGTTTGGGGCAGGCAGCGTGCATCACGTGGCGCTGCGCACGCGGGGCGATGCCGAGCAGGAGGCGTACCTGACAGCCCTGACGGCGGCAGGCCACCACCCCACACCCGTGCAGGACCGGCAGTACTTCCATTCCATCTACTTCCGCGAGCCGAACGGCGTGCTGTTCGAGATCGCCACCGACGCGCCCGGCTTTGCCGACGACGAACCCGTGGAGGAACTGGGGCGGCACCTCAAGCTGCCCGAATGGTTCGAGTCTCGCCGCGCCACCATCGAGGCGCACGTGCCCCGGATCGTCAGTCGGGAATACGGCGTGACCATCGGTACGCGGGAACCGGAGGACGCCGTTGCCACTCCCAGCGGCTCCACAGCTGCAGGGCCCGCCAGCAACGAGAACATCCAGGTCTACGCGGCAGGGCGCTCGCCTGGACAGGCGCGGGTGGCGATGGTCCTGTTGCACGGCCGGGGTGGCACGGCCGGAGACATCCTCTCGCTGGAAAAAGAGCTGAACCTCAGCGCCTTCGCGTATCTGGCTCCGCAGGCTCCCGGGAACTCGTGGTACCCGCAGTCTTTCCTCGCGCCCGTGGAGCACAACCAGCCGCAGCTGAACGAGGCGCTCGCCACAGTGGAACTGCTGCTGAACGAACTGGAAGCGCAGGGCATCCCGTCAGAAAACGTGGTGTTGGGCGGCTTCTCGCAGGGCGCGTGCCTGGCGCTGGAATACGCCAGCCGCTCGGGCCGCAGGCTGGGCGGAGTGGCGGCGCTGAGTGGGGCGCTTATCACGCTGGACGGGACAGCTCCGCTGGAGGGCCTCCCCATCTTTATGGGCGTGGCTCCCGACGACGCCCATATTCCCCTGGTCCGCTTTCGGGCGAGCGCCGAGCACCTACGTCAGCGGGGCGCGCGGGTGCAGAGCGAAGTCTACCCCGGCCTGGGGCACAGCATCGGCCGGGAGGAAGTGGACGCCGTGCGGGCCATGATGCAGGGGGTGGCGGGGAGACTCTGA